In the Kribbella sp. NBC_00482 genome, one interval contains:
- the cbiE gene encoding precorrin-6y C5,15-methyltransferase (decarboxylating) subunit CbiE, producing MPDPITVVGLGADGWTGLSTAARTAIEQAELLLGSPRQLALIPEADVLRVAWPSPLSEALPQLLEEHRGRRICVLASGDPTFHGIGTTLVRLLGADAVRVIPQPSSVSLACARLGWAQDQVQVVSLVSNPVERLHPHLHPGRRVLILSRGAQTPAEVADLLVARGYGSSEFTVLEQLGGPTERVRTTNATDWSHDVDPLNVIAVLCPLDAPVLSTATGLPDDAYENDGQLTKREVRAVTLSRLAPVPGQLLWDIGGGAGSIAIEWSRHHPSCHAIAVERDPDRAKRLERNVAALGAAVEVVEGAAPAALDGLESPDAIFIGGGATAAGMFDVCWNALRPGGRLVANGVTLETESLIAQWYKAVGGDLVRLDVQRASAIGTMTGWRPAMPVTIWSVTK from the coding sequence ATGCCTGACCCCATCACCGTCGTTGGCCTGGGCGCCGACGGCTGGACCGGCCTCTCAACAGCAGCCCGCACAGCCATCGAACAAGCCGAGCTACTCCTAGGCAGCCCGCGCCAACTAGCTCTGATTCCTGAAGCTGATGTGTTGCGCGTCGCCTGGCCCTCGCCGTTGTCGGAGGCGCTTCCGCAGTTGCTGGAAGAGCACCGGGGACGGCGGATCTGTGTGTTGGCGAGTGGTGACCCGACGTTCCACGGCATCGGTACGACGCTGGTCCGCTTGCTCGGCGCCGACGCCGTACGTGTGATCCCGCAGCCGTCGAGCGTCTCCCTGGCGTGTGCGCGGCTCGGCTGGGCGCAGGACCAGGTGCAGGTGGTGAGCCTGGTAAGCAACCCGGTCGAGCGACTCCACCCGCACCTCCATCCTGGCCGCCGCGTCCTGATCCTCAGCCGAGGCGCCCAGACACCGGCCGAGGTCGCGGACCTGCTGGTCGCCCGCGGCTACGGCTCCAGCGAGTTCACAGTCCTCGAACAACTCGGCGGCCCAACCGAACGCGTCCGTACGACGAACGCCACCGACTGGTCCCACGACGTCGACCCGCTCAACGTCATCGCCGTACTCTGCCCACTCGACGCCCCCGTCCTCTCAACAGCAACCGGCCTGCCCGACGACGCGTACGAGAACGACGGCCAGCTGACCAAACGCGAAGTACGCGCCGTCACCCTGTCTCGTCTCGCACCCGTGCCTGGGCAACTGCTCTGGGACATCGGCGGCGGCGCGGGGAGCATCGCGATCGAGTGGTCCCGGCATCACCCGTCCTGCCATGCGATCGCCGTCGAACGCGACCCCGACCGCGCGAAACGGCTGGAACGCAACGTGGCCGCGCTGGGTGCGGCGGTGGAGGTCGTAGAAGGTGCAGCCCCGGCAGCGCTCGACGGTCTCGAATCGCCGGACGCGATCTTCATCGGCGGGGGAGCGACCGCGGCCGGCATGTTCGACGTCTGCTGGAACGCGCTCCGCCCGGGCGGTCGCCTGGTCGCCAACGGCGTCACGTTGGAGACCGAGTCCCTGATCGCCCAGTGGTACAAGGCCGTCGGCGGCGACCTCGTCCGCCTCG
- a CDS encoding PPOX class F420-dependent oxidoreductase produces MFSEQLVGFWSERHLCVLSTVRADGTVHATPVGATLDVEAGLLRVICSGTSYKARAIRRLGEAAVAVTQVDGRRWSTIEGRAVVSDDPARVHEAERRYAKRYKEPRVNPQRVVIEITVTKVLGNA; encoded by the coding sequence GTGTTCAGTGAGCAGCTGGTTGGGTTCTGGAGCGAGCGGCACCTGTGTGTGCTGAGTACTGTCCGAGCGGACGGGACGGTGCACGCGACGCCGGTCGGGGCGACCTTGGACGTCGAGGCGGGCCTGCTGCGGGTGATTTGCTCCGGTACGTCGTACAAGGCCCGCGCGATCCGGCGGCTCGGAGAGGCGGCTGTCGCGGTGACACAGGTGGACGGCCGGCGCTGGAGCACGATCGAGGGGCGTGCTGTGGTCAGCGACGACCCTGCGCGGGTACACGAGGCCGAGCGGCGGTACGCCAAGCGCTACAAGGAGCCCCGGGTCAACCCGCAGCGCGTAGTCATCGAGATCACCGTGACCAAGGTCCTCGGCAATGCCTGA
- a CDS encoding ABC transporter permease: MSDFVGTGTLVRLALRRDRVLLPIWIVVFAMTAAGSAKATMDLYTDPKALADAAQTSNASPALVSLYGRIFDESSLGEVSLFKLTAFGALLVGLLGGMLVVRHTRSEEESGRLELLSAGVLGRYAALASALIVSGATVIVLGLLTALSLMGSGLDTKGSFAFGLLWAAAGLSFAGVAAVTSQVTESARAANGLTAVVLGVAYVLRAIGDSSADGSTQWVSWLSPIGWSQQVRAYAGDRFAALLLPLAFLAVLIAAATALIRRRDLGAGLVRPRPGPPRAAKSLRSPLALAWRLHRGSLLAWGFSFLLLGLLVGNIASNVDGFVTSDSAKEMVQKLGGVEGITDAFLATEMGMVGLLASAFGIQAALRLRSEETALRAEPLLATGVSRAQWLASHVLMALLGTGVLILVAGLGSGISSGASLGNVGRQVPRMLAAAAVQLPAIWLVTALVVILFGFAPKLVTGGWALYGVFLLIGQFGEIFNLPQWMINLSPYGHTPRLPGGDFSVAPVLWLTAIAAALTIAGFATFRRRDIG, encoded by the coding sequence ATGAGCGACTTCGTCGGTACCGGGACGCTGGTGCGGCTCGCGCTGCGCCGGGACCGGGTCCTGCTCCCGATCTGGATCGTCGTGTTCGCGATGACGGCCGCGGGTTCGGCCAAGGCGACGATGGACCTCTACACGGACCCCAAGGCGCTGGCCGACGCGGCACAAACGTCGAACGCGTCACCTGCGCTGGTTTCGCTGTACGGGCGGATTTTCGACGAGTCCTCGCTCGGGGAGGTCTCGCTGTTCAAGCTAACGGCGTTCGGCGCGCTACTGGTCGGGTTGCTCGGCGGCATGCTCGTCGTACGGCACACCCGCAGCGAAGAGGAGTCCGGGCGGCTCGAGCTGCTGAGTGCCGGCGTACTCGGTCGGTACGCCGCTCTGGCCTCCGCACTGATCGTGTCCGGGGCGACTGTGATCGTGCTCGGGCTGTTGACTGCGCTGTCGCTGATGGGCAGTGGCTTGGACACGAAGGGGTCGTTCGCGTTCGGGTTGCTGTGGGCGGCTGCCGGGCTGTCATTCGCCGGTGTAGCTGCGGTGACCTCGCAGGTCACTGAGAGCGCGCGTGCTGCCAACGGACTGACAGCAGTTGTGCTGGGCGTGGCGTACGTACTGCGCGCCATCGGCGACTCGTCCGCAGACGGCAGCACGCAGTGGGTCTCGTGGCTGTCACCAATCGGCTGGTCGCAGCAGGTCCGTGCGTACGCCGGTGACCGGTTCGCCGCACTGCTGCTGCCGCTCGCATTCCTCGCCGTACTGATCGCTGCAGCGACCGCACTGATCCGGCGGCGCGACCTGGGGGCCGGTCTGGTGCGGCCGCGCCCCGGACCGCCGCGGGCGGCCAAGTCGTTGCGCTCGCCGCTCGCACTGGCCTGGCGGCTGCACCGAGGCTCGTTGCTCGCCTGGGGTTTCTCGTTCCTGCTGCTGGGTCTGCTGGTCGGCAACATCGCCAGCAACGTCGACGGGTTCGTCACCAGTGACAGCGCGAAGGAGATGGTGCAGAAGCTCGGTGGCGTGGAGGGCATCACGGATGCGTTCCTGGCGACCGAGATGGGCATGGTCGGCCTGCTGGCGTCGGCGTTCGGGATTCAGGCGGCGTTGCGACTGCGGTCGGAGGAGACCGCGCTGCGGGCCGAGCCGTTGCTGGCGACCGGTGTCTCGCGGGCGCAGTGGCTGGCGAGTCACGTGCTGATGGCGCTGCTCGGCACCGGCGTACTGATCCTGGTCGCCGGACTGGGCTCCGGGATCTCGAGTGGTGCGTCGCTCGGCAACGTGGGCCGTCAGGTACCGCGGATGCTCGCCGCGGCCGCCGTACAGCTGCCCGCGATCTGGCTGGTGACCGCGCTGGTCGTCATCCTGTTCGGGTTCGCGCCCAAGCTGGTGACCGGGGGATGGGCGCTGTACGGCGTGTTCCTGCTGATCGGTCAGTTCGGCGAGATCTTCAACCTGCCGCAGTGGATGATCAACCTCAGCCCGTACGGCCACACGCCGCGACTGCCGGGCGGTGACTTCTCCGTCGCACCGGTTCTGTGGCTGACCGCGATCGCCGCCGCGCTCACAATCGCCGGCTTCGCCACCTTCCGCCGCCGCGACATCGGCTGA